Genomic window (Nitrospirota bacterium):
GATGCCTCCGAGACAAGCTCTCTTTTGAGTGTTATCACAACAGAAGGCGGAAGGGGGTTTTCTTCTACGCCATCGAGGATGTAGGCAGAGTCCTTTGTAAGTGTTTTCAGCTCCTTTAATGCATCGTCCTTTGAGATATACTTGAGGTCCTTCACAGAGTTATTGCCCTTTATCGTCTGGATTATGCCTTTAGTTTTTTCCTCATCTATGCCTTCATCGAGGAAAACCGTGATGGAAAACCTGTCGGGCAATCTCTGAGTGGCAAGGTTAATATTATAGAGGATGGAAAATACCATTGTCATCAGGATGAGCCCTGTGGCAATGGTCAGGGCAGAAAGTAGGTTTATCCATTTCTCCTTATATAAGCTCGACAGTGCAAACCTGAAGGTATAGGCAGAAGGTATCATCCTACTGCCTCTTCTACGAGATTCCCATTGTCAAGCCTGTGGACTGTTTTTCCTGTATAGCGATAAAGCTCCTTGTTGTGTGTTGCAACGAGGAGTGTGGTGCCCCTCGTATTGATCTCCTTAAAGATTCTCATAATGCCCGATGCAGTGTCCACATCAAGGTTTCCTGTGGGCTCGTCTGCAAGAAGAATAAGTGGCTCTCCAACTAAAGCCCTCGCAATAACTACCCTTTGCTGTTCTCCGCCTGAAAGCTCAGCAGGATATGAGTTTGCCTTATGCCTCAGGTTTACCATCTTCAGTACCTCATGAACAAGGGACTTTATTTCGGATTCCGGGATTAGTCTTATTCTCAGGGCAAGGGCTATGTTGTCGAATATGGTTTTATTCATAAGCAGTCTAAAGTCCTGAAACACCACTCCTATATTTCTTCTAAGGTAGGGAATATCGGACTCTCTGATGCCTGCTGTCTCTATGGCGTTTATCACAATGCTTCCTGTGTCAGGCTTTTCTGCAAGGTATATGAGCTTAAGGAGGGTGGATTTCCCGGAGCCGCTTGGACCTGTTACGAATGCCATCTCTCCTTTTGGCACTGAAAGGGTAACGCCTCTTAATGCCGTCAGGTTGTCATAAGACTTTGAGACATTACGAAACTGAATCATGTCTATCCTTTGCCTATTATAAATTCGATAAGTATATCGTCGAGTCTCTTTTCCGAACGGTCTTTATCGTCATAAGCCTCTGCCTCCACGGCATCTCCTCCGCCTGTGTATCTACCTGACTGAAGCTCTTTTATCATACCATGATGCTGATCTTTCATCATTGTCTTTGCCTTCTGTTTCCAGTCCGCATCCTGAAGTAGATGCGAATAGCTTACCTTTTTGGAGGCAAGTATTGCTCCTTTATGGTAAAGAAAGGTAATAATCACTGGATTCTTAGTCCCGTTGTCCTCTGTCTGGACATGGTAGATAGTTCCTTTGAAGGATATGTTCGTGTTATAGCCAACAAGCATTATATAATTATAAAATGTTATGAAGGAAAAATGGAAGAGGATGTATGGGTTCAACACATATGAGACAAGTTATATCCCCCTCACCCTAACCCTCTCCCGCAAGGGGAGAGGGAATAGAAGGGGAGATTTGGGAAAGGGGTGGGTAAAAAGGGGAAGAGGGGGGTAAACTGAGATTCTGAAACA
Coding sequences:
- the ftsE gene encoding cell division ATP-binding protein FtsE, giving the protein MIQFRNVSKSYDNLTALRGVTLSVPKGEMAFVTGPSGSGKSTLLKLIYLAEKPDTGSIVINAIETAGIRESDIPYLRRNIGVVFQDFRLLMNKTIFDNIALALRIRLIPESEIKSLVHEVLKMVNLRHKANSYPAELSGGEQQRVVIARALVGEPLILLADEPTGNLDVDTASGIMRIFKEINTRGTTLLVATHNKELYRYTGKTVHRLDNGNLVEEAVG